Genomic DNA from Macadamia integrifolia cultivar HAES 741 chromosome 6, SCU_Mint_v3, whole genome shotgun sequence:
ttgaactAAATGGTATCGATCATGGATCCTTATCCtctaattaattttatttgaagtcATATTTGATAACAAAGCCCAAATTATGCATATCTTTTTctaattagttttttttatgattaaCATATAATAAGGGCTTTGTGAACCATATCACACATTTATGTATCTCTTGCTTATTAATGCTTGTAAGTGgaaaattatatttatatttctcCTTCTATGGATGGGTTTCTAAgtagattttggattttgggctCTGATCCATGATCATATGAACTTTGGCCAACAATTAACCCACAAACTAGGGTTAATTAACAAGCTTTTGAGCCTTTGAGCTTTGGGCTCGGCCTTGTTAGCAAAAATGGGAACGGTAAAAAAAATAGAGACCGATGGTAccggttttaaacagtaaaatatTTTGAACGATACGGTCAAATAAACGGTCAGTAAAATAGAGAATggcaaaaaacagaaaacagtcggtacgggttttaaacatgtAGATTTTAAAGAAACAGGAGTAAAAAAACAATGCtatactcgtataaattaaggaattattacataaatatttgcatctaatgttcaaaataactacagtatccaacactaatgcatatatatctcatgtctcattataagttttatgatatataattgaatatcatccactgccaattttaaattcacacaccacacatgtccaagttttgttgagcaatgtgacttggctatgatgttaTTCATTATAGTCAatatagtcaacacactcttggaataatgtatgttcagtttgagttgggagtcatcacttagaaacatttttcagcaaatgcatcaATTTGTATATCAATTTCGGGATCTATACATTAATATTGAGTTGAacgtgatatcatgagaaatataggccattgagttagcttcaagtcggGGAAAGAATCAAGTGGATCAGCGTTCGGGAGAgaaagatatggtcaattaagtagatatTATGTTCAATAAATTAAGTcttaaaaacacaaaaaaacagagaagtgtataaacgtgtttagaacggAAATGTTTGCCATTTGATGTTGTTTTAAGTATCTATGAGAAGCATACTGGAAAACGTGTgttaaacggtaaaaaacgaGAACGTGTTTGAAACCGAGGTTTAAAAGCGTTTTTGCTAACAGCGGGCTTGGCCCAGAGTATCAGACTCAAATTGAGGCCTCAGCTAAACCCAAATTTAGCCCAACTCGACCCTACCCTAAAATTTAAACCTTGGCCCAGCTTGCCAGCTGAAAAGCCCAACAGAACCTTGCTGGGCCCAAGGCGAGTTCGAGCTTGTCAAGCCAAACTTGCACGCTAATCAGTAATCAccagtaagggtgttaatttttataccaaaattgaaccaaatggTTAAGCTGGAATATAAACCAATTATTAttaggtttaattttgattttgaaccaaTAAACACCATTGTGGAATCGTTTAAAAttgataaatcaaataatatcaATTACAACGAATAATGAAACTATTACATCAAATAATCTGATTACAAACCGAATAAAAATTGATTAATCCAAATAATCGAAATGCTAAACCGAACTAAATCGATAAACCAAAACCCGATTAATCCATAAAGCGACCACATTCCATACAGTGCACCTGTACAGGACCATCACTAGTTGGGACCTTCATGCCATTGCAACAATGTTCTGCAACATACTTCACCCGTAGTCCTTCATTTAGCTCTTTTAGAAAATCTTTATGTTCTTCAATTCTTTGATCCACGTGTCGCGAAGCTGTCCAAACATTCGATCAATTTGGTCCCACTGGATTTCACAACTTCCTGTTTGAAGTCTTGGAAAATTAGAGCCCAACCATCCTCATTTTCATCGTAACTTAATTTGTTAATGATCTCTTTCcacattgaaaaataaatcttcTTGGGGCGTTTTATCTTCTTCCAAGTGTGCCAAAATGAGAGGATACTTTCCTCAGGCCAAACCCTACTCTTGTTCATGTCCTTGATGATGGCCAAGATCCTTGAcaactcttcttccttcttgtttgtGCCAACATATGTAATCTCCATTTCAAAATTTGTTTGCGTAGTAATAATTTCCATCTTCTGGAGAAATCTTCTAATCCATTCTTGGTTATGACTTCCATAGAAGCAGATGATTTTCCCTTCCTCAACctataaaaatgaaattaaagttTGAGTTGAAAATGATCCTTATAGATCTTGGGTCTAAGacatataagaaaataaaatttaatgcAACAATTTCCTATATGTGGGTTATCATTCAATCATTGCGTATATATGGGCCAGTTGGATTCCCTATGCGGGAGATGATTTCCTTAGTGGCTAGTGGTTTTAGTATACTCATTCTATTTGGACAGACTCGATTAATATATATGTAGGGCTTGAGTCCAAcacgtttataaataggtagtataCGGTGCAACACCTAGCCCGATAGCCGTCTGACCGGCCCCACACATTTATAAGTCTGACCTTAACCATAATCTTTTAAACCTGACCTAACCCAACCCTTTTAATATTGCCTGAAATCCCCATTTCTATACCAATAAAATTGAAGAGTAAAAGAAAAGTCTAACTGGGTTTGCTCCAATTTTCAAGATGAAAAAGAGATTGATCGATGAGCAAGCGTCTTTAACAAtagaaattaaatttaaaaataaaatttatgtgATTGTGGTGGTAAATTAATGGTGGGTTTGCAAGATATCTTGAGGAAAAATTGTGGTTTTAGTGGAATAACTTGAGTATTTCGACCACTGCATTGGTGTTGAGAAGGCCCATTTAACAATAAACAAGTTCAATCCCTGCTAAGGCCTGATTAATGCTCGAGATCAACAGGTCCGATTATAAATAGTACCATGTCCTCCCTAGCTAAGTCCGTTTAGCTAAACGGATGTTTTTTGTCCAACCCTAAAATTTGGTCGAGCCCAACTAGGCCCAATTAGGATTGGCCCATCCTGATTGATTGACACCCTAGGTAAGACTGTGGATAGTAGGAGTATATAAtataggaaaaggaaaaagttgAATACACTAGCGGTTACTTAAGGGAAAAGATATGCTAGAGTTTATCTTTTTTGATCTATGAAATTGATAAGTTATATGAAATAGGTTAGGCACGCCGTCAATTTTTCTAGAACTAACGACTCAACCAATGAGAGTGCTTGGCTAAGAAGGGCATAGGggattttatcttttttccccctcatGTGTATCACATGTAACTGATATGATACAATACAAATTTAtactccaatttttattttttatatttatgcaAACCCATGGTGTGGGAAAAATTTATATTAACCATATAGAATCACAACATATCATTTAAAgagttttgatttttatatCCCATAGTTTAGATAGTTTCCAATTCCCGTGATTCCATATTATGTGTTCAAATTTCAAATAGGACAATGTCTGCTTTCTGAGTTCATGTTCCAGTACAGTTAAAAAAGATTAACAAAAAACTTAAGCTAATTAATTATGTTGGCACAAACTTGGTTTACACAACGAAAGCTTATCGGAAAATGGATCCACCCCTACCCCCACCCACaaacccaaccccccccccacaaaaaaaaatcctaaactatgcatatcttttccaattaatttttttattattaacatataataagGGCATTGTGAACCATATCACACATTTATGTGTCTCTTGCTTATTAATGCTTGCAAGTGGAAAGTTATATTTATATTTCTCCTTCTATGGATGGGTTTCTAAatagattttggattttgggctCTGACCCATGATCATATGAACTTTGGCCTATAATTAACCCACAAACTAGAGTTAATTCACGAGCTTTTGACCTTTTGAACTTTGGGCCCAGCCCAGAGTATCAGACTCACATTGAGGCCTCAGTTAAATGTGAGTCTGATCAATCCATAAAGCGACCACATTCCATACAATGAACCTGTACAGAACCATCACTAGTTGGGACCTTCATGCCATTGCAGCAATGTTCTGCAGCATACTTCACCCGTAGTTCTTCATTTAGCTCTTTTAGAAAATTCTTaggttcttcaattcttgatcCACGTGTCACAAAGCTATCCAAACATTCGATCAATTTGGTCCCACTGGATTTGACAACATCTTGTTTGGAGTCTTGGAAAATTAGAGCCCACCCATCCTCATACTCATCATAACTTAATATGTTAATGATCTCTTTCcacattgaaaaataaatcttcTTGGGGCGTCTTATTTTCTTCCAAGTGTGCCAAAATGATAGGATTCTTTCTTCAGGCCAAACCCTACTCTTGTTCATGTCCTTGATGATGGCCAAGATCCTTGAcaattcttcttccttcttgtttgtGCCAACATATGTAATCtccattttaaaatttgtttgcGTAGTAATATTTTCTAGCTTCTGGAGAAATCTTCTTATCCATTCTTCGTTATGGCTTCCATAGAAGCATATGATCTTCCCTTCCTCAACctataaaaatgaaattaaagtgAATTGGAAATGATCCTTGcagattttggttttaagacacataagaaaataaatttaatgaAACGTATTTTTATATGTGGGCTAGCATCCAGTCATTGTATATGTATGAACTAGTTGGATGGGTGTTGACTGAATGGTATGGTTGGGTGGAATCCTATGCGGGAGATGTTTTCCTTAATGGGTAGTGGTTTCAATATACCATTCTATATTGTGTAAAGTCTGTATTGTTATGTGTGGACCTATTAGTAACTGAACCCATTATGAGAGAGACATTAAGACTAAAGATAAGGAGTTAAGACCATGCGTGTATCCTAACATTTAAGAGATGAGATTCATTACCCATTTGTCCATGTTTGGCTCGTTGGTGGAAAACATTAAGTCAATCGCACGGCTAAGTCCTTCTTGGAGcctttcttcatcttttattGAGAAAGGGTAGGCTGAAGGACCCCAAAACTCCATCATGGGAAGAGCATTGGTGTGTTTGATCTGGCCAGCTCCCATGTCAAGGATCACCAATATGGGCTTCCCTTGGAAATGCCATTCTTCTTTCACATGTTGCAGGAATGAAATTTTAATGGTGGAAGGATCTGATACCCAATACCAAGGCATGGAAGTGCCCATGTTAGAAACTGTTCTTTTGTTGTCTTCAGTCCAAGTAGTAGATTGATCCACCATCGGCACCCAAACAACTTCAAAACATGTGTTTGGGTTGTTCGAAGCAGCTTTGTAAGTTTTTATGAGTGATGGAAATTCTTCCTTTTGGACTTTGAAATCTGAGATGAACAAGGCAATGCACTTGCCTGTGAGCTTTTCCAATGTTACCTGtaacttttttgttttggtaaagAATGTTTCCTGTATAACACCACATCCATAGAACATTAGTTCAAGCAGTAATTTATCTGCAACTTAGATCCTCAGTAAATTCTCATCTACTGAGAATGTGGCAGAGGAATGCTGGCAACATATACATTCAAGTCAGATATGAACTTTGCATCAATCTAACCTTTCCTTTGGTAGCCCGACTTAGAACCAATTCTCCTGTTTGAGAGATCAACCCAGACATGAACTTTAGAATGTTTAGATAACTAGGTCCAGTATCGATCACTGTCACAAGAAAGAATATCAgaatatatataggaaaaaccTTAACCTATTTCTAATTGCCCAAAATATCCTCAATTATAAAGACATGATTAGTTAAGAGTAAAAACTATAGAGTAATTTCAACTGTCAATTAGTGGGTACGAACTCACTGTATTGAGCATGGAGACCAATGGCGtacattcttcttcttgcatAGACATAAGATTGAAGAAAAGCTAGTGTCTCTGAAGACTTTCTCATTTGGTGGAACTCAGTGGCTAAAGTTGTGTACCTGAAAAACAACAATGATAATATTGAGGGGGTCTTTTACTGGGTaccaaaaaatctcattcatttTGGACTGTAGGGGTAGGGGTCATCAGTCCACAACCTCTAAAGCCACTGCAATGTTGCAGTGAGCATCCGAACACACACCCTAAGGGGCTCCCAGCCACCGGCTGCTCACTGCACCTTTGTGGTggctgcagaggatgtggacgCAGGTAGAGGTAGGGGTATGGGTAGAATATGATATTCTTACTCTTTGTTCATTCTCACCAATGCAATGTCATGAAAGAGGCAGGTGACAACACTATACACAACCTGGTACCCAATAACAAGTACTTCTGGATATTCAATAGCAGCATTACTCTTTTTATATGTAGCATACCAACTGGTAGCGaattccttttcaaattcaacaAGCCATTTGGTCAACTCCCAAATTCTTTCCACCAAAGTCCTTATAGATTCAAGGCCAGACTTCACGGAATCAGTTGCTTGGATCAAACAATGAGGTCGCTTAAGTATACATATTGATCGTGATAGATGATCTTCTTCTGTAGTCAAGGGTGGTTCCACGGTTTGCCAAAACTCGCCAAAGCTGATTGCAAATGCAGCCACCAGCAACACTATTTGAGCCGCCCAAGAGTAATCATGTAGTGAATCAAGCAAGGCTACTGTCACTTCATGTGCATCATCCACACCACATGCACATCTTGATATCATCTGCCAAAAACAAGTAATAGTACATAATGCATATAAATATTGGGAGGAGGAATCCTGCTGGTCTAGTGTTTTCCCTGTTTTTAGAGGGTGTGGATGTCTTTTCAAAGCCCCCCTAAAAAGTCGGCCGTGGGAAATGCTAGACCAGCATGATTCTTTCTCCTATGCATAAATATTATTTGATATTTGAATACATGTGTATAATTATTTGAGTTTCATCCTAAATGTCTTTAATCGACTcatccattattattattattactatttttggtaaacaactcatttattattaatgtttttttttttttttttcttttttttttttgataagcatTCATTATTAATGTGAAGAAAAATGTTCATATACTTATAAATGAGTCATGTACAATAAGATGATTGGTAACTCAGGTCCTCATTAACTTCCCGTAAATCCAGTAGAATAATAAATATCCATGCTAAATGCTGCACTAATGTCTTGGTATTTTttctaacccaaaaaaaaaaaaaagtctttgtatttttgctttattttgaTATATAGTTTTGGCTATGCTCATCTATATTTACCTTCCAATAAAGCTCATGTACAGTCCGTTGGATGCTACTATCAATTTGAAGTCCTTCAGTGGATCTTAGGCCCTCATTAATTTTCTCATGCAAATTTTGTTGGGAAGCCTGTAAAAGAACAATTCATAAATAAATGTCAAGATATTTAGTCCTCCCGCATGTGATGCCATAATTATAGTAATacagtttaccaaaaaaaaaatatattaatacatagtcttaatgaaaaaaaaataaatgtatagACGATCTCAATCAAAAAATAATAGTAGAACCCATGATTAGGACCTCATTAGTAAAGAAGTCATCATCTTAATCTGATAAGATAATCAAAATTTGCCTTAAAGACCTATCAATAAGTCATCCATTTATATTGATTATCATCATTGCCTTAAAAGATCTCATCAACAGAGTACACCAATAAGATCTATATAAAGATGCATGGCTTCACCAAAATTATAGTGGCACATGTAAGAGCTACATGCCTAATGGATGCCAAGTaattaaaaaattgaaggaaattttattattgttattattattattatttttgctaGAAAGAGAGAGCATTATATATTAAGATAAGGAGTAAGAAGATACAAACTGAGGGCAAGACACTCCCTTGTAGTCATCCAACAAAAcatgagagaaagaaaaggaaagggaatGTTGTCCTAGagaacaaaaaattgatgatttaaaaaaaaaaaaatcaaatcaaattgaagGAAAACCAACcatcaaattattaaaaaatcgAAGCAAAACCCTCCCTTATGAGGATTATCCTCTCCCCTACATCATAAGTACAAAAGCTCCTTTATGCTCTTAGAAATCTTGATTGTTAGTTTCTACAATTCCACGTGTCGGCCTATTGTGTTGCGTTATAGAGCACGCACCATTTGATTTTAAGGGGCATTACTATCACTTATGAACTCCcctactttcaattttttttcttttatattttatttttaaattttcctATATGTAAACTTTGGAaaaattacttggacacccctTGTCCTATGGTCATATTGCTTGAgagattcaaaatttgaaaccaatacttgaaaccccatgtgaaaatcgtctgcaacCGCTAAACAGATACAGTGAGCATCAGGTGACTGGGAGCCCTTTGGGGTGTGTGCCCAGATGCTCTCAGTCGTCCGATACTCACTACACCTCATCGCTCGTTACAGAGGATGTGGATTTTGAAACCTGATCGTGTTAGTCTTACGTTAGTGGTTGAATGAAAATATTGTTTTATCCATATGAGTATTTCAATTAAAACTTGTAAAATTAAAATGACAAATTTATCCCTTGATATTCTAAATTGATTTAAGTAGTGGGTGAAAAGATTCCTCATCTCCCATCTCAATTCTATCACAATACCGATAAAAATTAGGGCATCAAAATTGAGCGATCAGACCTAAGTCATCAATGCTCAAATTAAATTTGACATCGAAGTGATTAAGTCTAGTTTACCAATCAGCGTAACTTCTTGAAACACAAGAAATAgatggaagagagaaaaatacaaataagataaaataatgACGTCAAATCTTTCTCTTTCACTTCAtattattaaatttattttcttttcttgtttcaaACATGGCGAGTGACAAGTTTCAATCCCATGtgaaattttgtttgaggtAGTAAAGTTTAAAGACAAGGATCTAAGTATTTGGGATCATTTTAGGTCCGGACTTGGGATCATCATTCATACTAGGtagaagggagggagagagggagggagagagagagggtcttGGAAAAGTAGCCCGGAGTAAAGGTGTGAAAATCATATGCAATTATTGTATTGATACAGTGAATATCGGGTGGTTGAGAGTCCTCTAGGATGCGTATTAAGATGCTCTTAACTGTTCAATGCTTACTACTTAACTGTTCAATGCTTGCTACATAACACTGTTTATTGTAGAGGATGTGGGCTCTGGGATAACCCAGTAAGCAATTGAAATGGTAATTCCCTCACTTTTCCTTTCCAAGACCATTTGGATGGGGATTAGTGTGGGGAAgtgaaggggaaggagagatCGGTCTTGCCATCGATACTTATAAGATCGGTTTGAATTGAATTGataccatgaaaaaaaaaaaaaaaatttcctattcaaatttcaaacGGCTCCTAAGGATTTTCTAATATAAGGGGTTAGGGAAAATGTTTACACAaagtagttatttatttatttatttttaatatcgACACTAGATCAGTTATATAGGCCAAATTGACTCAGTATCACTCTGAACCGATTCCACCCTCTTAAGAACTCTGCTGAAAATTGAAATAGGTGTCTTCAGCTTTGAAGCGAGAATTTTACATTGCAAAAAATGATTGTTACAAGCTCCTCCACAAGGGAAAAACATAATCTTCCCTATGGACGATCTAGGGTTGCTAAGAAATGAGATAaaatctacccaaaaaaaaaagaaaaggaaatgagaTGAAAGAAAGttaaggagaggagagaaatcaaCTCACCGGTTTGTCGTTGAAGAGTGCATGGTGGAAGATATTCTCTATCAATCCCATCAAGTCATCATAGTTAAACTCTCGAGACAATCGACCTCCTTCCTCAACATCGATTATGCCGGGGATGTCCGAAAAAGACTGCAACAATGAAAATGGTAAATTCTTGTCATCGCCATTATAAAATATCCTCGTCACACCCAAATTTCGTCTTAGGATTTCGAAATCCTCAGGGGAGATGATATGCTTTATGATCCCTAGATCCTCAGATGACAAAGATTTTCCACTATTTTCTGCGACGGAAGAAATTACTTTCCCTAAAGCTTTGGATTGCTTACGCGAGAGTTTGTATGCTTCGGCCATTCTTACTTCACACCAAATTACTaatctctctctcgctctctgtGTCTGTGTTTTATGTGCGCTTGTGTTTTCAAAGGAATAGGGATTGAGTGCCAGTGTTCATCTCAAGGCTTTACACCATTATCAACAAGCCCTGATGAGGTTGTaagaataaacaaaggaaaaagagaaatttcTTGGCTGCTTTGAAACTCTATTCCTATCTGCCGACTAGATTATTGTAAAAGGAGACGTGCTGGTTTGGTTCACTGATAAAGTCCAAGTCCCAGCCGACAAGAAAAAGAGCAATTTCTTGGCTGCTTTGAAACTCTATTCCTATCTGCCAACTAGATTATTGTGAAAAGAGACGTGCTGGGTTGGTTCACTGATAAAGTCCAAGTCCCTCTCGACATGGCTACTCGTCTATGGTTACGCCAAGAGAAACCGGTGAAAACTGTCGGTACTCTGCGTTTATGGCAACCACACTCTGTAGTCCTtgctgatctctctctctctttctgatcTGAGAGTAGAGATTGCGATCCTCTCTGTTGTTGTGAGACTATTCATTTTATTGTTGGTTTTGATTACAAGATACCTAAATTGAACATGGTGGAGTAAACGTGCTGCTACTccttgttttcattttctttcctataattcaAGGTACTTCACTACTTCTGATGCTGTtgctatttttttgtttgttgggTTATTTATACACTCCAAAATTCCACTTTCCTATGTTTTGTGATTAACAATAGCTGCTAATTACATGATAGATTGTTAGAGTTCCATTTAGGTGAAAGTTTTCCATCACTGTGGATGAAGAGAATCCCACCATTCATATGCCATAATGAACTTCCCTGTGTAAACTATACTTCAACCCATGAATGAATTACtaaattgtttaatttcctGATAATTTTATACTTTAAGCGCTTATCCTTggcaggggagggggggggggggggtggaggacAAGAAAAAATCCAATGAGTTGTTATTTCTTACACAAAAATCAGGTGATCCCCTAGGGAAGGCTTCTCGAGTGTTGTTTTGCTTTGTGTGTGTGGGTGGGTGATAGGTTTTTGTTGGTATTGACCAAGATTATATTTTGTCAGTTATCTGCACACTGTATTCAGTAGAAGAGTGAAGCTTAATGTGATGCCTAGTACTACAGATACTTTGGAGCAACAAAATGAAGGTGGCCAGTGCATTTCCCTTCGGATTGGAGATCCAGAAAGTACATTGGTGGCATCTATCCAAGAAATATTAAATGTTGTCCCACGCTTGTCCTCCAATATCTGTATTTATCGTGTTCCTGAGAAACTCCggaaaataaatgaagaggCATACACACCTCAGTTGGTCTCCATTGGCCCTTTTCACCATGGCAAGGAAAACCTAAGAGCGATGGAAACACATAAATGGCAGTATCTGCATTCATTTATATATCGAAAACCTGACATAGCCTTGCCAGAATATGTCAAAACTATGAAGCAGATAGAAGAAAGAACACGCCAATGTTATTCAGAAAGCGTCAGTATCAATAGTGACGAATTTGTAACAATGATGCTAGTTGATGGATGTTTCATCCTCGAATTTCTCCTCAGAAATTTGCCACTTGAGCTGAGTCATAGAGAAGATCCTTTATCTAGTACTGATTGGTTGTCTAGTGCCATAAAATGTGACTTTATATTACTTGAAAATCAGTTGCCCTTCTTTGTTCTTGAGCGTTTATACAAATTAAACCAAGGAGATGGATTACATTCCCTCATTAAAATTATTCGCTTTTCCTTTTCTCGTATGGTGCCAGAAGAGGAACAAGTTTTGAGACAGAATTCGAAATGCTCCAAAGTAAAGCAGATGCTTGCTTCTGTGTGTAATTGCTGCTCCTCTTCATCCTCATGTGCAATGCTGAGAGAGAATGGAGAGACAGATTCAGTCTCGACTGTCGAAATGCCTGACCTAGTCTTCAGAACCTTCCAAGTAAAACATTTGCTTGACTTTTTAAGGGACTGCTACATCCCTTCATTACCTAAGATGTCTTTGGGAAATGAGAAGGAGCTTGAATTTCCCAATAATGTGACAACACTTCATGAAGCAGGAGTCAAATTTGAGGTGGTCACAGGCAAATGCTTATTGGACATAAGTTTCAAAGAAGGAGTTTTGGCCATCCCATGTATAAATATCCAAGATTGGACAGAGTCTCTTCTGCGGAATATGATTTGCTTTGAACAATTACATTGTGTTGCCCCTAGATACATCACAGATTATGCAAGCCTCTTGGATAGCTTCATTGACTCTTCCAAGGATGTCATACTGCTACGTGAGCATGGtattatcaaaagcttgttagGAGACCATGAGCAGGTGTCTCTACTATTCAACAAACTTGTCAAAGAGGTAAACGTTGATGCtggtgatttttatttttgtgacaTCTGTCAAGATTTGAATGCGTATTACAGGGTTATTTGGCATTCATGGAAGGCAAATTTGAGACATACTTATTTCAACACGCCATGGACAGTAATTTCAGTTCTTGCAGCAGCTGTACTGCTTGTTCTTACATTGTTACAGACCATATACACTATCAAATCTTCTCATTGAAATATTTCTGTTGCTCTAATCAATTACTTGAGTATTCAACATTGGGGGTTTTGTTTTGGTACTGGAATAATTCGATTTATGGGAAGTGGTCGGTAACGTGAAGAAATTGCATGCAAGATTCAACGTGTTCTTGAACAGCATCATCAATGAATAGAAGTCCTTTTGGCAGCAGGTGTGGCAATGGGCTCCAAAACTTGGATTTCTTAAATATCCTGAGTTCGGATCATCTGGAATGCGCATTGTAGGGATTGCCTTGCATCCAACATTTAGATAGGGAAAAAATTCATTGAAGTGGTGTTTTGAACTGAAGtgctttttgtttattttgtttattttgttttatatatatatatatatatatggatgaacttgatatttttgtaatttgcCCTCCCCTCCAGAATGTAGATTGTATGCTGGAGATGGTGGGTTGCAGATCCTCTGGAATTTTCAGTTCCTTGTTTATTTGTGTAAGAAATGGACATTAATTCCATGAATTTCTTGTTGGAGGATTCATCTAATCCACATTGGTACATATGCATAGACAATGCTGATTGCCATGATCGAGTTTTG
This window encodes:
- the LOC122080770 gene encoding protein SIEVE ELEMENT OCCLUSION A-like, which gives rise to MAEAYKLSRKQSKALGKVISSVAENSGKSLSSEDLGIIKHIISPEDFEILRRNLGVTRIFYNGDDKNLPFSLLQSFSDIPGIIDVEEGGRLSREFNYDDLMGLIENIFHHALFNDKPASQQNLHEKINEGLRSTEGLQIDSSIQRTVHELYWKMISRCACGVDDAHEVTVALLDSLHDYSWAAQIVLLVAAFAISFGEFWQTVEPPLTTEEDHLSRSICILKRPHCLIQATDSVKSGLESIRTLVERIWELTKWLVEFEKEFATSWYATYKKSNAAIEYPEVLVIGYQVVYSVVTCLFHDIALVRMNKEYTTLATEFHQMRKSSETLAFLQSYVYARRRMYAIGLHAQYMIDTGPSYLNILKFMSGLISQTGELVLSRATKGKETFFTKTKKLQVTLEKLTGKCIALFISDFKVQKEEFPSLIKTYKAASNNPNTCFEVVWVPMVDQSTTWTEDNKRTVSNMGTSMPWYWVSDPSTIKISFLQHVKEEWHFQGKPILVILDMGAGQIKHTNALPMMEFWGPSAYPFSIKDEERLQEGLSRAIDLMFSTNEPNMDKWVEEGKIICFYGSHNEEWIRRFLQKLENITTQTNFKMEITYVGTNKKEEELSRILAIIKDMNKSRVWPEERILSFWHTWKKIRRPKKIYFSMWKEIINILSYDEYEDGWALIFQDSKQDVVKSSGTKLIECLDSFVTRGSRIEEPKNFLKELNEELRVKYAAEHCCNGMKVPTSDGSVQVHCMECGRFMD
- the LOC122080771 gene encoding UPF0481 protein At3g47200-like isoform X2; protein product: MPSTTDTLEQQNEGGQCISLRIGDPESTLVASIQEILNVVPRLSSNICIYRVPEKLRKINEEAYTPQLVSIGPFHHGKENLRAMETHKWQYLHSFIYRKPDIALPEYVKTMKQIEERTRQCYSESVSINSDEFVTMMLVDGCFILEFLLRNLPLELSHREDPLSSTDWLSSAIKCDFILLENQLPFFVLERLYKLNQGDGLHSLIKIIRFSFSRMVPEEEQVLRQNSKCSKVKQMLASVCNCCSSSSSCAMLRENGETDSVSTVEMPDLVFRTFQVKHLLDFLRDCYIPSLPKMSLGNEKELEFPNNVTTLHEAGVKFEVVTGKCLLDISFKEGVLAIPCINIQDWTESLLRNMICFEQLHCVAPRYITDYASLLDSFIDSSKDVILLREHGIIKSLLGDHEQVSLLFNKLVKEVNVDAGDFYFCDICQDLNAYYRVIWHSWKANLRHTYFNTPWTVISVLAAAVLLVLTLLQTIYTIKSSH
- the LOC122080771 gene encoding putative UPF0481 protein At3g02645 isoform X1; the encoded protein is MPSTTDTLEQQNEGGQCISLRIGDPESTLVASIQEILNVVPRLSSNICIYRVPEKLRKINEEAYTPQLVSIGPFHHGKENLRAMETHKWQYLHSFIYRKPDIALPEYVKTMKQIEERTRQCYSESVSINSDEFVTMMLVDGCFILEFLLRNLPLELSHREDPLSSTDWLSSAIKCDFILLENQLPFFVLERLYKLNQGDGLHSLIKIIRFSFSRMVPEEEQVLRQNSKCSKVKQMLASVCNCCSSSSSCAMLRENGETDSVSTVEMPDLVFRTFQVKHLLDFLRDCYIPSLPKMSLGNEKELEFPNNVTTLHEAGVKFEVVTGKCLLDISFKEGVLAIPCINIQDWTESLLRNMICFEQLHCVAPRYITDYASLLDSFIDSSKDVILLREHGIIKSLLGDHEQVSLLFNKLVKEGYLAFMEGKFETYLFQHAMDSNFSSCSSCTACSYIVTDHIHYQIFSLKYFCCSNQLLEYSTLGVLFWYWNNSIYGKWSVT